From Quercus lobata isolate SW786 chromosome 11, ValleyOak3.0 Primary Assembly, whole genome shotgun sequence:
tttattattttttttctcacttcaaATCCATGCCAGAATTTCAGATCGGAAAGCGAATTTCTTCAGAAATACGGTTGAACCGGCTTACGGTTTGAACGGTTTTTCAGGTTAGACCTTAGTTCAAGCGGTTCTCTCATATTGTTTACATTCCCGGTTCTTGTATATAAAAAACCGTTTTATGAACGGTTCATGGTTAACCTGGTCTGACCGTACAGTCCGGTCCGGGTGAAAAACCTTACtaagttatttatttgaaaaatagtaTTACCTGGTAACTTTATTAGTTTGTCTGTGTAATCCAAATCAAAGTATTTCAGGTGCCTTTGAGGTAAGTTTACCAAGCTCTAGGATTAATGTGTTGCGTGGAGTACATATTTCTCCGTAGAGACTTTCATATCATTGTTTCTGGGCATgtcaaatttctttttgaatctAAAAGGATCTTGAGTTTAGGCTGGGCTGAGCTTTCTTTGGTAGTTGGATTTAAAGTTGCCTCTTTTTCTTTAGAGGCCCTTGTACCATGTACCACAATAACAATGTTGGGTCCAAAAGTAGGGCCAAGGCCCTAGTTAACCTTAACTTGGCCTGCAATATTGCAGGCTACTTTGAATGGCAATGGGCTGACCACTCACTGTGGATGACTGTCTCACCAAAAATGtgattcacttttttttttttgattggttaaggTTGGAAGTTATGATTAGCTAATATTActcttagggtctgtttgggatctgcttattttactaaaattaaaattttttagctgagagtactgtagataaaagtaaaagttagttgaaatagtatagtaggactcatgaatagtaccaaaaagtatagtaagacctataaatagtaacaaaaataaactaaatagtaaaataggtTAGTAAAATTAATCATGCTAAACAGACACTTAATTAGACCAAGGTGGTATAAAGCATTGTTGGTTaaggttttattttataatattgtcTATTGGGTGATGAGAAACTTtcaatttaaaaagaatttgtttattagttttcattacTTCTTAATGTAGGTGGAAACCATTTTAAACCTTCTTAATGAGTACACGAGAACATTTTTAACAAATGCCAATTACAATTTGCCGCAAAGTGGCAAATTGTGAAATTGTGTGCCAATATGTgtttctaaacttttaaaaGTATAAGGATGTTGTAGATACTAACCTGTATCTCAAGGATAAGATTATGCCCTTTGAATGCAAGGGCAATGATCCCAAGGGCATTCAATATATCACTAATTTTTTCCATGTAAGATTTCACCACGTCAAATTGACCATAGGATATGTCTACGGGCCTACTCTTGGTGATTGAGAGAACCAAAATCAATGTACAATATCCAATGGCTGTAATGGCCCCAATTAGAGACACCCCAACCATTGAGTTTAGGTTGGGTAGTTGGGCTACAAGTATTGCCATACACGTGAACACCAAGAACGACTCTGTACCTGTCAATGATTGGACATGGCATGTGGCCTCAAAGTCACATATGGTTTTGAATAAGAGGTCCAAGGTGTGACCTCCATTAATAATCATAAGGACACAGGCACCCCCTGATGAATACATCACTGGAAATAATGCAAGCAACTTCCCTAGTTTTGGACCTGCATATAATAACACATTATCAACGTATATATCATGGTTACTTAATACCTTTATGAtatgttatttaattaaattatattgaatGTTAACTTAGGAACACAATTTGTCCCACAAATTGTTGTGGTGTAAAATTGTGATCAGTGAAATATCTTTTATATTAGTTTATcattaatactatttttattaatgtaatatCACTAAATttagatatataataataataataataattgagagaaaatcaagttgaaagaataataaaattttaattatgaattatatatatagttttctgaattaaaatacattttttaataattgaatgtattcacacaaaatttattgtattggtgtgcttttcttgatatttggacacaatttgaatttaattctgaaaaagtaaataaataaaaaattcttctaTCCTGGTTCATTTTATGCTTCATAAACTATAGATCATTAGTTTGTCATGTGTACTATTCTTTTTAAAAGACATGATAGACTGTGATTAGTAGAGTATTAAATAGGTTactaagatttttatttttatttttatattttataaatattcttTATGCTAAACGGGATACTTGACTAGCAAATGACCATTTTAGGACACATATTGTGCCTGCATCACCTTTGATATGCAGGAGCATCGGAGATAAGCCAAACCTTAATTTATTAGATCACTtgttaacaaaacaaaaaattagaaatagtCTCCTTGTACTAACCAAAAGAAACTATAGCAAGTTGGAGGTATCTGCTATAGCGAATTCCCGGAACTAATTCATGTAATTGGACCAAAATAAATATGGTATAGAGCTGCCAGGCAAATGCTAGTGACAAACATATGATTCCCCAAGCCCTGCAACCAATGAAGTTAAAATCAAATGATAagactttaataatttaatttcttaaagtTGCTGCATTTGGACCTTAGTGCAAGGAAAACTAGATGATTTCTTTGACCAAATTAGCAATAGGATGGACCACAGATAATCAAACAGAGGTTACAAATTTAGTGAATGAATTTGGTTCAACGAGAGGCAAAATATAAGAACAAACAACTTTAAAGTTATTTGTTGCTTTCTatgaatttctaaaaaaaattcaaaggttAAATCGCTGTTGGATGTGAATTTGTGGATCCATGATTTGGCATTTCTGGACGAGGTGTTAgtgttatttttaattcaacGAGAgagaagagacaaagagagcaAGGAATAATTAAGTTCTATATTCTCAAATAAGGACAAAATTAAGTTCTATATTCTCAAAGATGGACAAAATTAAGTTAGTTACAAGTACTTAAAATATTATACCTTAAATTTcgttaattaaatttaattgttattaaaaaagataatattgtttgtgttataatataagaaattgatgagtatcttggtctaataataatgaataatcATTATGAAACAGAtagcataaattaaaattttattgtatatatatatatatatatataatctcatACTTGAATTAAATTGGAAAAACTAACTTTTAACCTTAAAGAGTGGATTCTACTAGTTAGAATCACAGTGGAACTGACTTATTATTCATGTGAAAGGAAATAACATTGCcatattgaataaggttgtgTCTCATATATAAAATCTTGAgaacagtatatatatatatatatatatatatatatgtgtgtgtgtgtgtatttctTGTCCtgaatgacaaaaaaaaaaaaaactataaaattttttactaaagaAGTAGTACAGATACAATATTTTATGATaacttgaaatataaaattgatggtgaattaattttataattgctTTCCAGTTAAATTAAGCAttcaaaatttagaaataacaaattagttttcaaaattttaaaaataataaagagcaATTTTCATAATACAAATGTCATAGATTTgaaatcaaattatatttatctatataaaaaaatgatttgtttgattgcattttaaatacaaattaagTTTGAGTTCATTATAAAGTCAAATcacatttttaaatttggttaatttatttttatttttaaataaattcagCAACAAGTTGTTTCGTTATCATCTTATCAATAAATTTGAGATTAATGAATTTcactttatatttatattacgCATGTAACTGAagctaaaattttcacaattttttctccCTAACATATTATCATATTTTGAGCTTAGGCTTGCCTATCCATCAAGTCTAAAAAGGTTAAGTTGAGCATGAtagattattaaataaataaatataaacattttttttttattattatccaaGTTGAGCCGACCTAGCTATTTATGACCAGTTAAATTTGTGCTCAGCCTTGGGGTACTCTAATCTGGATAGATTCgatagaaaaacaaaatgacTTGTATTTTATAacttgaataaataaatttcagtaactaaaagtctaaaagtAAATACAACTAAACATCATATATATCAGTGTTAAGTGATGCTTTTTCACGCATGGGTTGACAAAATGACCAAACCAGAGAAAGGTGATCAATGCAATTAACCATTCCCAACCATACAAATGCACAGAACATGACCCTAAACTTTTCAAGTTCTACTCGTCTGTTAGAGCTTGATTTGAGTCTTGACCTAGTCATCAAATTCACGCTGCCACACATTTCTTCACAACTCATGCACTCATATATCTTGGATGATCAATTGTGAACAATGACTTTTAGCTGAGCAAAATTGACTTTAAACatgccaacttttttttttttttttgctaaacaacaTGCCAACTTAATCAAATCATTGAAAAGATAGCATACCATCCAAGTGTGGCAAATGCAACAGGAAGAAAAAGAGCTTGGAATCCAATCCCTGAGCAGAGTAAATGAAACATTGCGTAAATGGAATTGCCATTCCTGGACTCTGTGATGGGGAGCCAAGCTTCCTGTAGATTCTTCCGGTGACCTTGCAAATTGGTAGATATAGTAGTACTCTCTTTTGAGGGATCAGTACTGTCTTTAATGGATATCACTTCCATTAGCCCTTCTATTGTTTTGGTATTGGAAGGTGAAGGTGAAGGTGAAGGTGAGAGAGGCATCACTTGTCTATAATCTGGTTCCCCCATTTCTCCCATGGCTACcctcctcttcttctctctAGCTCAAAAGCTATATGGGATTATGATATATAGAGCTAACTATATTAAAATATCAGGAGTGGGTGTTGCAAATATAACACATGTGGTTGGTGGTGTATATAATGACAACTGCCTTCTGGTCATGATCTCTACAGATGTAAATGCTGCAAATAGCtcatattcttttttacttattcTTTTGCCACAATTTTGGGTCTATTTAGATgccgcttattgctgaaaactgaaaacattgtaactaaataatttttaaatgtataaatagtacCGTAAGACCCagttttaaggaaaattttgttgaaaaatgaaattgtgaGCTCCGTGAACAATACACGGTACCCACCATCCAAAAATGCACAGCTGGAAAACGCACAAACACACTTCCCAAACGGGCACTTAATGATATATTCCAATTATGATAAGTGTTTATTTGGCATTAGTTTATAAGTTCagtttttcgttttttttttttttttttttttttttttttttttttttttttttaagttttcatatacaactttttaaaacctccAATTTTCTccaacttttttactttttcaaaattttcaatgtaaAAGTATAACACTCTTTCAACAAAACGTTTAATTTTCATTCTGACGCTATCACCTttataagtagctttttttttcttttctttttttctccaacacatgacttttctttttcatatataGTAATGGTTAGTTGCctccaacccaaaaaaaatcttacttTGTAGTCGCCCTCTATAGAAGGTCCCAGGCGGCCACATGAGTAAGACTGCATGAAGGGTATATGACTTAATTTACACATCAAGAGTGATATCATCATAGTGATATAAATGTGTGATGTTACTGTATTTTTAGTTGTTTACGTTCTTTCCCGCGTACGAGGGAAGATTATTCTCCCTTTTAAAAAAGAccataaaaattcattaaaaagagagagaccaCGGAAGATTCGTGGCCAGAATTATCATAATTGACTTCGTATGCTAATttgtctctcttctttctctttccatTTATCTAAGTGGCGTGTGAATATGTGTGAATCCAGTTATGAGTATGCTTCAATccacaaatatttatatattagcaagacttaggtgctgttccttaaattcttttcttaaaattctgtcatgtggcttttttctcatggattgaagtgtattttttaagttaagtagCCATATGACAAAATCTTAATAATtgaacctaaggaacagcacctaaggtattgtacataagttttttcctttatatatatatccaagTTGTGAGTATGTTAGTATGTGTGTGCATGCACTAGTAAAAAACAAGAAGTTTATCCAATATTCAAATtgagcaaataaaaaaaaaagtagaagaaaaaaaaagatattagtagagggaattaaaaaaagacaTCAATTGATAGAGTAACAAAGAATCGTGTATAGATATTGATGCTGTTATAAAAAACCAACTTCtgaactcgtccatatgtctcgtccTAAGGATAAGGTTAATTGTCAGAACATGTTCGTCCAAGGAGAAAGCTCATCCGTCCATGAAGTTGGTTGGACGAGCATCTTACGTCCTGAACATATTCCTCGAAGCAGATACTGTTTTCCTGTTTCCCCTAATAAACGGTTTGTAGTCAACAGACACTAAATAATGTAACTTCCGTGgcagttatggaagttacctccgaATCTTCCG
This genomic window contains:
- the LOC115969400 gene encoding lysine histidine transporter-like 8; translated protein: MGEMGEPDYRQVMPLSPSPSPSPSNTKTIEGLMEVISIKDSTDPSKESTTISTNLQGHRKNLQEAWLPITESRNGNSIYAMFHLLCSGIGFQALFLPVAFATLGWAWGIICLSLAFAWQLYTIFILVQLHELVPGIRYSRYLQLAIVSFGPKLGKLLALFPVMYSSGGACVLMIINGGHTLDLLFKTICDFEATCHVQSLTGTESFLVFTCMAILVAQLPNLNSMVGVSLIGAITAIGYCTLILVLSITKSRPVDISYGQFDVVKSYMEKISDILNALGIIALAFKGHNLILEIQGTLPSNQRHTSYKPMCAGVIISYIVIAMCQFSLAIVGFWAYGNKVPFSGGLLSAFSQIHGANTSKLIMGSIYLLVLVNYLCGFQVYAMPVFDNLEMRYTTKKKKPCPKWVRTCLRIFFGGVAFFVAVAVPFLGSLAPLIGGMVLPMTFAYPCFMWIAMKKPRPNGVVWSINFWLGCLGIVFSVLIVIAAAWTLADKGLNANFFRP